One stretch of Methanocellales archaeon DNA includes these proteins:
- a CDS encoding CoB--CoM heterodisulfide reductase iron-sulfur subunit A family protein, which produces MREKEIRIGVFVCHCGTNIGGSVDVPAVVEYAKHLPNVVHAERNLYTCADDGLTAIKNAIKEHKLNRVIVASCTPRTHEPLFRSTCEEAGLNKYLFEFVNIREHCSWVHMKDPEGATEKTKELVRMGVARATLLEPQEEMRIDVEPSAMVIGGGIAGMTAAKTLANQGFDVYLVEKEAVLGGMLRNLYRLFPTGEDSLESLQPSIAAVEEHKKIKIFSSCELKEVKGYIGNFDVTLLREGEEVSFKVGTIIVATGAMEFEPKGYYGYGTYDHVITQMQLEKLLKEGQLKKSDSVVMIQCVGAKGEGVSYCSRICCMVAIKNAMLIKEINPDVNIQILHNDIQAYGAEYEELYSKAREMGVRFIKYTPESPPSVTMEGDKLKVEVYNELFGEQLMLGADLVVLSTPLVQHQGGVGVSKLLRVPLGKDKFFFEAHVKLRPVDFATDGIFLCGTAHGPAEVAESVSQALAAASGAGIPLSRGFVQIEAISVKVDPEACVGCGFCVEMCPYQALSMVNGKLEVIEALCKGCGTCVATCPTGALEQRHYQSNQIISQIKSIFHPVVE; this is translated from the coding sequence ATGAGAGAGAAAGAAATAAGAATAGGCGTTTTCGTCTGTCATTGTGGCACAAATATTGGCGGCTCAGTAGACGTTCCAGCAGTTGTTGAATATGCCAAACATCTTCCTAACGTCGTCCATGCGGAAAGAAACCTGTATACCTGTGCAGATGATGGGCTGACGGCCATAAAAAATGCCATAAAAGAGCATAAGCTCAACAGGGTTATCGTAGCATCCTGCACTCCTAGGACCCACGAGCCCCTGTTCAGGTCTACCTGCGAGGAAGCGGGGCTGAACAAATACCTGTTTGAGTTCGTTAACATAAGGGAGCACTGCTCTTGGGTTCACATGAAGGACCCAGAAGGAGCAACTGAAAAAACAAAAGAACTCGTAAGAATGGGGGTTGCAAGGGCCACTCTCTTGGAGCCCCAAGAAGAGATGAGGATAGATGTTGAACCGTCTGCCATGGTAATCGGAGGCGGCATAGCAGGGATGACCGCAGCCAAAACTCTTGCCAATCAGGGCTTCGATGTATATCTCGTTGAAAAAGAGGCAGTTCTGGGAGGTATGCTGAGAAATCTCTATAGGTTGTTCCCCACAGGAGAAGATTCTCTTGAAAGTCTCCAACCCAGCATAGCGGCTGTGGAGGAACACAAGAAAATTAAGATATTCTCCTCCTGCGAACTGAAAGAGGTGAAGGGCTACATAGGTAACTTTGATGTAACTCTGCTCAGAGAGGGTGAGGAGGTCAGTTTTAAGGTAGGTACCATAATAGTTGCCACAGGTGCCATGGAATTTGAGCCGAAGGGCTATTATGGCTATGGAACATATGATCACGTGATAACTCAGATGCAGTTGGAGAAATTATTGAAAGAGGGGCAACTCAAAAAATCTGATAGCGTAGTCATGATTCAGTGCGTGGGTGCAAAAGGTGAGGGAGTATCCTATTGCTCCAGAATCTGCTGTATGGTGGCCATTAAGAATGCGATGCTGATTAAAGAGATTAATCCAGATGTAAATATCCAGATCCTCCACAACGATATTCAGGCCTATGGGGCTGAATATGAGGAATTATACAGCAAGGCAAGAGAAATGGGCGTAAGATTCATAAAGTACACGCCTGAGAGCCCACCCAGTGTCACGATGGAAGGAGACAAACTAAAAGTTGAAGTCTATAATGAATTATTTGGAGAACAGCTCATGTTGGGTGCTGATCTGGTGGTCTTGTCTACTCCACTGGTGCAACATCAGGGCGGAGTAGGGGTCTCAAAGCTGCTACGCGTTCCGCTGGGTAAGGATAAGTTCTTCTTTGAGGCACACGTGAAACTTCGACCCGTAGATTTTGCGACTGATGGCATATTTCTCTGCGGAACAGCGCACGGACCTGCCGAAGTGGCTGAAAGCGTTTCACAAGCTTTGGCAGCTGCATCCGGAGCGGGCATCCCCTTGTCCAGAGGGTTTGTGCAAATTGAGGCAATATCAGTCAAGGTCGACCCAGAGGCGTGTGTTGGATGCGGCTTCTGCGTGGAGATGTGCCCCTATCAGGCGTTGAGTATGGTGAATGGCAAGTTAGAGGTAATAGAGGCGCTATGTAAGGGATGCGGTACCTGTGTAGCTACCTGCCCCACCGGGGCATTGGAGCAAAGACATTACCAGAGCAATCAGATCATCTCTCAAATAAAAAGCATATTTCATCCGGTGGTAGAATGA
- a CDS encoding hydrogenase iron-sulfur subunit, producing MKEFDPKIVAFCCNWCSYAGADLAGVSRMQYPPNVRIIKVMCSGRIDPLFVLMSFLEGADAVLITGCHIGDCHYIDANHKTKNRFEFLKEMMAELGIEKERLRLEWISATEGEKFADMVKETVETIKKMGPSPLRPKVMQ from the coding sequence ATGAAAGAATTCGATCCAAAAATCGTGGCTTTTTGCTGCAACTGGTGCTCCTATGCAGGTGCAGATCTGGCTGGTGTTTCCCGCATGCAATATCCGCCCAATGTGCGTATCATCAAGGTCATGTGCTCTGGCCGCATAGACCCCCTGTTCGTGCTGATGAGTTTCCTGGAGGGTGCAGATGCAGTTCTGATAACAGGATGCCACATAGGCGATTGTCATTACATCGATGCAAACCATAAGACGAAAAACAGATTTGAGTTCCTGAAAGAGATGATGGCAGAGCTTGGCATAGAAAAAGAAAGGCTACGCTTGGAGTGGATTTCTGCTACAGAGGGTGAAAAATTTGCTGACATGGTCAAGGAGACGGTCGAGACGATCAAAAAGATGGGGCCATCCCCGTTACGCCCAAAGGTGATGCAATGA